The region CAAAATCGAAGAGTTCCGATGTCCACGCTATTACTTCGTCGGTGGACGCGTGCGGATGCTACAGCTGCACATCTTCGTGGACTCCAGTCAGTCGGCGTTCGCAGTAGTGGCCTATTGGCGGGCCACTTACGAGAACGGAGACGTGTGGGCGCATTTCATAAGCTCCAAGACGAAATTCGCTCCGATGAGGGCTATGTCGATCCCGCTACTGGAAGTACAAGCGGCAGTAATGGGCACAAGACTGATGGATACCGTCAAGCAGGAGCACGGCGTGGCGATCGGCAACTGCGTCTTATGGACGGACTCAAAAACCGTGTTGCACTGGATAAGCAGCACTCACCGGAGATACAAACAGTTCGTCGGTAACCGGGTGGCAGAGATCCTGGAATCCACGGAGGCGTCCCAGTGGAGATGGATTCCGTCTGCCGAAAACGTGGCAGATGACGCGACGAGCGAGAGAAATGAGAGTTTGTCTTGGTGATGGTAAACTTCATATCTTTGCAGAGGATTTTAAATTACAATCGACTGGTGAGGAGCACCGCATGGGTGCAGCGAGAAGCGTTTGCTGAGGAGAGCCAAGGAAAGGCCGCAAAGAACAACCGACTGCATGAACTGTCCCCATACTTCGATGAGGACGGAGTAATGCGAGCCATCGAAAGGATCGACGAAGCGACGTGTGGACTAACTAAGGACTAACGAAGTTCTGGATCACGAACTTACGGAGGCTGCTACGGAAGGTGGTGAGCAGGTGCAACGTTTGGAAATTGCGAAACGGATGGCCCTTTAAGTTCACCGGGTGGGACTATTTTGGACCGCTATTTGTGACGGTTGGACGTCGCACGGAGAACAGGTGGGTGGCACTGTTTACGTGTCTGACCACAAGGGCTATCCACTTGGAGATGGCTCACGATTTGTTTACCGATTCCTGTATAATCGCCATAAGAAACTTCATGAGCCGACGTGGACCCGTCGTCAGGACTAGGAGCGACAATTGGAAGAACTTTGTTGGATCTGACCGCGAGGCCAAGAGGTTCAGCGAAGTGTTCGAGCCTGTACGGATCCAGGGCGATCTGTCGACTAAAGGAGTCGAATGGCCCGGCGAACCTAGCTGAGGGTGGCGCCTGGGAAAGGATGGTGCAGTGTGTGAAGAAGGTACTGGCGCACACGATGAAGGAGCTCGCGCCCAAGGAGCACGTCCTGGAGAACCTGCTGATCGAGGTGGAGAGCATAGTGACCTCTCGTCCGCTCACACATCTACTAGTGACGGTGGACCAGGAGGCTCCACTGACACCCAACTATTTGCTGAAGGGAGCACTCGATGTCCCAGATCTTCCCAAGGATGACAGACAGGAGTCCTTGAGATGGGCTACCAGGAAGCAGTGGCGCATAGCAAGAATGATGCGGGATTGTTTCAGGAAGCGATGGGTGCACGAGTACCTGCCGACTCTTGTGCGCAGGGAGAGATGGTGCAAGCACGTCGAGCCCATTCGTCGAGGAGACTTGGTGTTCATCTGTGATCCAGCCATACCACGAAGGGAGTGGAAACGAGGCGTCGTGGAAGAGGTGGTAAATGCGGCTGCTTCACGGGGGTGGGGATATCGTGGAACGGATGAGGACTATCGATAGATAGTCAAGTTCAAACTTAGCGCCGATCGTCAAAGTCAGTATTATAAAAAGTctggtattttatttttaaaaaaaactacattAAAATTCACAAgggtattttaaaaataaattttaaatattaataaattaaaaaaaggcccTTCATTCATTACAATAGCCTAATCACGCAAAACAACTTTGAACCTTTACGCCTCTCACAACCAAACAAATAGGGGATTCaattgaaacttggtacaaATGTTAGGGAAGAGTGTACCAACATAACGATATTTTTTCCGCGAAATTTTAAAAGTCACCTTACTTTTTGAACTCAACTCGTATACACACCTCGTGCACATGTAAACTGTTTGAGCAATCCACTTTAGTAAAAAGAGcaatccaacaacaaaggagtAAAGAGAGCAATTGGCAACCCTGTTCCGGTTGGAACATTGAAAATTTAGAAAACTTGTCTACGCAGAAACTGAATGTTGCTGTCGAGAATGTTGCTATTAATTTATGCTGAATAAATACAAGTACTAAAAGTTCGCTTAGAATTGTATTGACTACGTCTTTCTTAACCACATCGCATTCTCTCTGAACAATCGTTTCTCTACCCGAGAAATGCAACAGCTGTCCAGTTTTTTCACCAATCATAACGACCGTTCTAACTGAAGAAGTTCCgctttcttctattattatttggTCGTGTAAGTATCGTATTTATCGTTATCGTTTCAATTGTGTAAGTAAGTGATAACTCACTATGTATTTTGGCAATATCTGAATATGTATCCTCTTCTAGCGCGTGAGAGTTCTGTCGAGATAACGCGTCAGCGACATAGTTCTCCTTTCCTTGGCTTGTAAAAAATTTTGGCGTTGTGCTTCTTGTGATATGGATTGTGTTTCTTTATTTACAAAGTCGGACACAACTATTGAGTATGGATACTATGAGATTTATATAAGCAGAGTTTATACAAACTCCAAGAACACACCAGCCAGATTTGCCAAATAGTAAAAACACTAATTGTTCgttttagttaattttttattttcacagCCGCACGCTCTCGTTATCTTTAAGCAAGTAAGTAAGAAAAACGTTTTTAggcaaagagagagagagagagagagaacaaAAAGAGAGAACTTTGGCTCTCTCTGAGATCTTCTTTGTTCATCCCTttccccacacacacacacaatgcGTATGTGTATAAGTGTGACTTTTGGTATTCCCAATAGATACAATTTTAAAGACATTGGGTCCTCATTCTCTATCCGTATATTACTAATTATATTAGTATTGCAAGAAAGCGCCTCGTTCGGCTTTGCAAACCCGCCTGTGGGGTTTCCAATCATTGACTGAAATTTCTTCACGAAATCTTGGTGTACCTTTATCCCCtcaatatatgtaaaatttacACTTgtgcattttaaaaatttaatttcttccGACTGCTATTagttgtttatttaattttttcaacttTAAATCAAGTATGAAGTCAGTTTTTTCTAGTAAGTATAGCCACATAATACAATTAAAAGTTGTTAAGTTCGgttttaagaaaaatgtaGTTATGTTAAAAAGGTGCGtggtaagtttttttttattggtgtTGTGGCTATGGATTGATTTTACGTCTTTAATTCTTTACGTTCACTATGTACATACGTTAAGTCTTAGAAATTCGTTTAATAATTCTTCCATCTTACTTACACTATacatatttaacttttaacccaaagaaatattccttctgtaattttttttttttaattttcaatattgttttgaattttttgcttttttttatgtctGAGATTCTTGGAGTATTATTTATTCGATTATCaaatttaccttttttttaatttattttaattttaaaataagaaaggaaagctatacttgctcgggcggagccgaagttgatattttcttgcagttaaaatcggatatatatcgaaaataaagcaACTATATGCGTTTTTATAATTAGAATCGACCGATAGAATTtcataacaaaataaattgatcctaatacaaaatttaaaacattctTAACAGTCTATccccaaaaataccaaagttggtatttttaccatttccgatcgttcagttatatggcagctataggatatggccGACCGATTCtgatgaaatttggtaggttagaGCAAAAAAGTGGATCTGTATAAAGATCTAACCTTCCATCTGCaaaagcatttccgatcatttccgactataagatatagtcggacgctctttataaaatttgggGGGTCGTATTGTTTTACCATAGAATATAGAATCcataaaaaatttcaactatttaacactaaaaacaccaaaggtaTTCCATTTCCTTTGCACACCCTTGTGTGCAAAGACGGACGGACGTAGAAAAAGCTATTGCTACTAGCATTAGAGCGTAGCATTGAGGAAGACCCGAATAAGTCCATGCGCCATCAAGCACAGGAATTGAATTTGTGTCCataactttatcaaaatttttgagGAAGAATTTTGGTTTGCATACTTACAAAATCCAACTCGTGCAAGAATTAAAGCCAAACGATCATAAAGCAAGGCATAGTTTCGTCGAATGGACCCAAAACGAGATTGCTAAGATTGCCATTGTTCTCGATTTTCTTAAGTGCATTTTGTTAAGCGATGAAGCGCAGCTCTGGTTGAATGGCTACGTCAACAAACAAAACTGCCGCATTTGGAGTAAAGGTAACCCTCAAGTGTATGTCAAAACGCCGTTTCATccagaaacaagaaaggaaagctaacttcgggcggagccgaagtttatatacccttgcagttaaaaccggatatatatcgcaaacatcggatatagttggccgatccttatgaaatttggtaggatggatcaaaatttaatctgtaccaagttccagctttctatcttcaaaaacacgaaagttgggtcatttccgatcgttcagttatatggcagctataggatatagtcggccgatccttatgaaattgagtaggttggatcaactgaccaaaaatagaatctgtactaaattccacctttctatcttcaaaaaagcgaaagttgggtcatttccgatcgttcagttatatggcagctataagatatagtcggccgatccttatgaaatttggcatgtcgtaatgttttgccaaaaatagcactcatgtcaaatttgaactctctaactctaaaaacaccaaagttataccgtttccgatcaatcagttatatggcagctataggatatagtcggccgatcccggtcgttccgacttatatactgcgtgcaaaggaaagaagggtgtgtgcaaagtttcaagacgatagctttaaaactgagagactagttcgcgtagaaacagacagacagacagacggacagacggacagacggacatgctcatatcaactcaggaggtgatcctgatcaagaatatatatactttatagggtcggagatgtctccttcactgcgttgcacacttttggacaaaattataataccctctgcaagggtataaaaataattaataaaaaatagaatccatagaaaatcccaactttctacctcgaaaaacaccaaaattatgccatttccaatcaatcggttatatggcagctataggatatagtcggccgatccttatgaaatttggtagctcgtattcttttgccaaaaatagaattcgtacaaaatccgaactctctaacgCTAAAAAAAACCGGAGTTAAAGCATTTCCAatgaatcagttatatggcagctctaagatatagtcggccgatcctaatgaaatttggaaggttggatcaactgaccaaaaatagaatctgtattaaatttcagctttctatcttcaaaaacacaaaagttgggtcatttccgatcgttcagttatatggcagctataggatatagtcggccgatccttataaaatttggcatgtcgtaattttttgccaaaaatagcactcatgtcaaatttgaactctctaactctaaaaacacaaaagttgggtcatttccgatcaatcagttatatggcagctataggatatagtcggccgatccgggccgttccgacttatatactgcgtgcaaaggaaagaagggtgtgtgcaaagtttcaagacgatagctttaaaactgagagactagtttgcgtagaaacagacagacggacggacagacggacagacggacatgctcatatcaactcaggaggtgatcctgatcaagaatatatatactttatagggtcggagatgtctccttcactgcgttgcacacttttgaccaaaattataataccctctgcaagggtataaaaacggaCTATTTGGTGCTCTTTATGATCCGTACTTCTTAAAGAACGATAATGGCCAGAACGTTACAGTCAATGGTGATCCATGATTACATGATCCATGATCCATGAATGGTATAGAGCCATGATTACTAACTTTTTCATTTCTGAATTGAGCTGtgcttttggcaaaaaattacgacatgccaaattttataaggatcggccgactatatcctatagctgccatataactgaacgatcggaaatgacccaacttttgtgtttttgaagatagaaagctgaaatttaatacagattctatttttggtcagttgatccaaccttccaaatttcattaggatcggccgactatatcttagagctgccatataactgattcatTGGAAATGCTTTAACTCCGGTTTTTTTTAGcgttagagagttcggattttgtacgaattctattt is a window of Drosophila bipectinata strain 14024-0381.07 chromosome 2R, DbipHiC1v2, whole genome shotgun sequence DNA encoding:
- the LOC138926118 gene encoding uncharacterized protein, with product MNWQPATDDFKFGVKYHRVPRAVMTGERVPTKREYLSLVMSTFDPIGFLSGYMVTAKLLMREIWRREVNWDEPLPDNLAAAFEDWRQGMSKIEEFRCPRYYFVGGRVRMLQLHIFVDSSQSAFAVVAYWRATYENGDVWAHFISSKTKFAPMRAMSIPLLEVQAAVMGTRLMDTVKQEHGVAIGNCVLWTDSKTVLHWISSTHRRYKQFVGNRVAEILESTEASQWRWIPSAENVADDATSERNESLSW